Genomic window (Lutra lutra chromosome 17, mLutLut1.2, whole genome shotgun sequence):
AAGTTGCCAAGCCCGGAGCTGAGCGGCGTCAGGTCGATGTCCTCGGGCGCCCCCAGCGGCTGCAGCGAGAAGCTCTGCAGGATGGCGGTGAGGTAGAGGAAGAGCTCCATGCGTGCCAGCGACTCGCCCAGGCACAGTCGGCGACCTGCGTGGGGGGGAGGGTGCGGAGCAGCGTTGAGGTAAGATGGGGTGAGGGGGTCCAGTCGCAAATTCTCGGATAAAAGCATACAAAGCTAATGATTGGAGACGGCACAGAGCCTGCCTGTCAAAAGGTCtgggaaaaatgttttaagtaaatcCGAGGCCAAAGAGGATCGGGTGATACAAGGACAAGTTCATGGACTCGAATTCCGCTTTGTTGTTACTAGTTCTGcgatcttgggcaagtcagttTCTGGGTATTTCAAATGGggatgattggggcgcctgggtggctcagtgggttaagcctctgccttcggctcaggtcatgatcccagcgtcttgggatcaagcccggcattgggctctctgcttggcggggagcctgctccccccccccccccccgcccgcccctgcctggctctctgcctacttgtgatctctgtctgtcaaataaataaataaaatcttaaaaaaaataaaaacaaaataaaatggggatgattaaaataaaataaaaataaaataagagtagGGGTGATAGTAGTGCCTCATTAGATTGTTGTGAATGCTAAGTGCaggtaaaaaaatgagaatatggggcacctgggtggctcagtgggctaaagcctctcccttcagctcaggttatgatcccagggtccgagccccacatcggactctgctcagcggggagcctgcttcctccttaaaatctttaaaaaatatatgaatataatgcCATATAGTTCATATTGCCTGTCAAATGTTACTCTAAGCCCTATACTGATAATATAATTTAATCCTAACAATTCCAAGAGACGGGCCTTGGAATGATATcattctccattttatagatgttccattctccattttatagatgtggaagtggaggcacagagaggtgaagtaaggTATTCAAGACCGTTATAGCTAGGAAATGACAGATCTGGGGTCCGGCTGGAAAACCGAACTCTTAGCCACCACTCGAATAAGTCTTCTTAAGAGTAGAGCTTGGTACGCGGTAGGCAATATGGTAAATGACTTATTAttattcctccctccctttttatttctgctaCTGGGTTAaacaggaaagattttttttcagcagGGTAAAGACCAAAGCCAAGAAAAGGAGAACTGCTCGCCTGCGCCACACAGTGGAGATACTGACGGTGACCACTTCCAAGTTGAATTAAtatcctgcctccccacctccctccgcAAGGATTTTTATCTGCCTATAGGAAGAGAGCTGGGAGGGAGAACAAATGTCTCCGCACACCCAAAGTTGAGGATGCGGTGGGATGAAGAAACGAGAGGGTTTAAAGAGTGGAATGAGGAATGTAGGTAGGAATATGGGACCCCAAAGATCCTGACTCTTGTCCACATGGCTCTCACCTGCTGAGAAAGGCATGAAGGCAGGGTTCTTCTTGAAGGACTGATTAGCATCCAGAAAATGCTCAGGGTTGAATTCCTGGGGCGTCAGGAACTGGCTGGGGTCATAGTGGACTGTGTTAAGGAGGGTGATGATATCCGTGCCCTGTGTGAGTGGGGAGGCAGAATCAGTGGTGGTAGAAGATCTGGGAGATTCTTTAGCTGAAATTTCCACTCCACAGGACTGGAGGTCCCAGGGACTTGACaaatgggcatggagcctaggACTCCAGCAGGGATTCAGGAAATGGGGTTCCAAGTGATGGGTGCTGGAAGCTGTGTTGACAGGGATGGGGGATATCGCCCCTTGTCAGAGCAGATTTGGGATTTCTAGGAATAGGGAGAGTTCTTTCAGAACCGTGCTTAGGCACAGGGCGTCCCTAGGATGAAGTCTTAGACCCTGGGGATGCTGGACAGGGGTCCTAGGAAGGGGAACTGTCATGGGGAAGGGTCTGAGGTTCAGTCCATTATAGTACTGAATGGGTCCTGGGAAGGGTTCTGAGGTTCTGGATTTAAGAGCCTCAGATATCTGTTGTTAGGGCTTGGGATGCCAGTCACTAAGTCTCCAGGTACTGGGATCCTCCTCGCTAGAGACCCGGATGCCATTGGCAAGTCGGGGATGCCTCTTCCTAGTGTGCCAGACCTCCATTGCCAGGTGCCCAGCACACCTTGGGTATCAGGAAGCCGCGAAAGGCTGTGTCCCGAGTGACGCGGTGCGGCAAGTTCATGGGGATGACGTCTGCGAAGCGCTGCACCTCGTGGATCACCGCATCTGTATAAGGCATGGCCGCGCGGTCCTCCAGCGCCGGCAGCCGCGCGCGACCCACTACGCGGTCGATCTCTTCCTGTACGCGGGCTGGAGGTGGGGCCTGAAGCGTTAGTCAAGGGTCCCGGCGGCCTCAACTGGGCTGGGCAGAGGCGTGTGCATGTGTGGGCGGGGTCCAGCCAACGTTTCCCAGTAGGGGCGCGGATACAGAGATTACTGTGATGGTTAGCAGGAGCCTCGAAGGGAAGGGTTGGTTTGGGAGACGTAGCTGAGGACAAAAATTTGGTTGGTGTAACGGGCAACCAAATTTTGGGGTTTGCGGGGTTATGCGGGCGGGGCTTTAAGGGCTGCCTGGGATCCAGGCCCCGGATGGGACTGTGGTCGGCGGCGTTCGAAGACCAGGCGGGATGGAGTTTTAGGTCGAGTGGGTGGGTAGTGGGAAAGCCCGGAGAGATCCGGGATGGGGCAGTGCTTGGAGTCCAGGGTTCGGGGATCCGCCCAGAGGCGGGGTTTGGAGAGGTGGGGTCCCAGACTGTGCTGTGTGGGCGGGTGGTCAGACTGTGAGGGTCAGACGGGTGATTTCTGGCTGGCCCTGCTGGTGAGCCTCGGGGCCAGGCTCTAGTCTACTGTGAGATGGGGACTCGCTGTGTGGTCAGGGTCGGGGTGGATCGCAAAGTAAGACCACGAGGGCGAGGTCCAGGTTCTGGCGGACTTGGTGGACCGCGGGAGCCATGGGGATGGCGTCGGCCTCAGTGTGGGTTTGTGGACTTGGCTAGAGGGTGGGGGGTCTCGGGCGTAAACTGCAGGCCTGGGCTATCTGGCATGCTGGGCGGGGCCGTGCCCATGGTTGTGGGTGGGGCTGAGACATAGGCGAGTTGAGGCTCGTGGGGCACGAGTGCTCAGAGGTTGTGCCCCGCGGCCCTGTGTGCAGGATCCCCGGGCCAGGCTTGGGGCGCGCGCACCTTGCACTTTTGGATACTTCATGAGCACAAGGAAGGCGTGGCGCAGCGTGGTGCCCACAGTCTCGGTGCCGCCAAAGAGCAGGTTATGTGTGGTCATCAGCAGGGTATCCATGTGGAAGTGGCTGTGCGGGTCCTGCTTCTCCTGCGGGGgttgaggggtggggagatgagccCGGGGCAGGGAGATCCTGCCCAGACACTGACCACAGGCTCGGAGTCTGTGCGACCCGCTCCCCACAGAGGGGCGCGACTCCTGCTGGGTGTGTCCGTTCAGTCCTTCCTCTGTTTAACTTTCTTTCCCCGGGGAAGCTGGGGAGCGTGGAAGGACTGGGTAGAGAAAATCTCTGCCGCAGCGCCCACAGTTAACAGATCCTTAAGGACTTCTTAACGAGCTGTTAATTAGCGGTGGGTCCCGAGTGGCTCTGGGTTCCGAGCCGAGCCAGGTGTTCCGACTTCACCCGCCAGTTGTAGGAAGATCATTCTCAAACCCGCTGCACCCGGGATCCTTGCTGGTTTCCGGCGAGGGCGGCAAGTCAGACCAGAGATGAGACTTCCAGCCCAGGCTTACTTGTGCCATCTTGTTGAGGAAGCAATCAATGAAGTCCCGGGGAGAGTTGGGGTCGAGGGAGTCCTGGTGGTCGCGGACGCTGCGGGCGATGAGGTCCTTCATGCACCCGTAGTTCTGGAAAAGGCGTCGGTGCGGCCCGGGTACCCAGTCCAGGAGGCTCGGAAAGATGTTGTACAACTGGggatgagagagagcgagaggggtTTGGAGGATCAGGTAGAATGTGTGTCTGGgtgagtggggggggggttgccaGTGAGGTCGGGGTGGAGCTGGTAGGCTGGGGTCTTGTGGGTCAGCTGGGTTCTGGAGAGACCGAGGTGGGGCGGGGGCTCTGGGTGTCTGTGGCAACTGGGTGGGGAGATCGACCTTGGCTGGACCGCTTGGTGCGACGCGGGGGCGGAGCCAGAGGGAAGGGGCGGGACCACACAGAGTCCATCACATCCTTTCTCTCCCACCCGCGGTTTCCCCTTTCCCAGGACTGGAAGAACCCCCACGCCGTCCCGCCCGATCTCGGCGTCCTGACCTCTCCCCAGGGGCCGCTCATGATTTGGAAGTTGTCATTGATGAGGCGGATAATGGTGAGCAGACGCTCATCGTCGTAGTCAAAGCGCCTGCCGAAGATCACAGAGCAGATGATGTTGGACACGGAGCGGCTGAGCACAAACGTGGGGTCGAAGGGTTTGCCTGAGAATGAGGGGCAGAGTGGGTCAGAGGGTGCATCGTGCAACACTCCAGACCCCGAGAGGCGCCAGAGCGCACAACATCCAACCCAACCATGCCAGGGTGACTTGCAGCACAGAAGAAATGTCCTTGGCCACCTGACCTGCAGTGAGCGTAGCACCCCGCGAGTCCTTGGCAACACACCAGGCAGGACAGAGCCCACAACATCCTTCCGCACAATAACAACACCACCCAACAACGGAACAGGCTATTCTTCATGATACAACACACAGCACACACCACACAAAACAACATGTATACAATATGCGGCCCAGTATGATATCGCATCGGCTCCTGACAACACTAGGACCTCACCCGGCAATGGCACGCAGCACAACATCTGATATCCAATGATCCGATGACCAAACAGACGGCAGAAAATAACACATTAGCCACCACCACAACAGCATGGCCCAGGAAACTGAGTCTGGCGTTAGATGGACATAATTTGGGTTTCcacttaggtcttgatctcagggttgggagatcgagccccatgtgagtccccgcactcagcagggagtcggcttgaagagtttctctttctgccccttcctgcccactctctctctctctctctgataaataaatcctttttaaaaaataccacacAGAGAACGCAAGAGAGCGGCCACCACGCACCACGCACCCTATCCAGTCGCCGAACCTCCAGGAACGCCCACGGGAAGCCGATCCACCTTCAGGGGGCGCCACTCTCACTTCGGGCCAAGTGCGGAGCCTCCAAGGGTTTTGAGTTCGTGTCTACACTATAAGGCAGTCCTGACCACTAGGTAGGATGGGTGTGAGTTAGGGGTATCAACTAACGTTCCGGTACCCCAACCTTCAGTTTTCCTTAGCTCTGCCAGCAGGAAACTGCCTTCCTCCAGGATCCGCTCCTCAATGCTCCTCTTCCCCATCCCGAAGTTCCGCAGAATCTGGACAGAGAACCTCCTCAGGACCTTCCACCGGTCCCCGTTGGAGAAGGCGATgcctggagagagggaggggacagcTTAACTGATGACTTGTCCCCAAGACTGCTGCCATCCGAGGCCCCTTTCCTGGTGTCTGCTGGAAGAGATACTGAGAATTTGGAATCTATCCCCTTCCTGGGAAGTTCTACCCAACCCTCCAGGCTGGGTCAGGTGCCATCTCTAAGCTACCACAGGGCCCTGGGCTTTGTCACCATAGTCCTGATcactctgcctctgtttccctctcacAGATCTGATCACTCTGGATTATTACAGCCTGATGGCTAGGCTGTGaaggtgggagtgggagtggaggaagggagggaggggctaTCTTGGTCATCATTGTGTTCTAGCATTGCCCAGCGCAGAGCTTACCCCATGGGAGGTGCTGATGATTCCTTATTAATTAATGAAAActcaaataaggaagaaaagcaagagaaataaacACTGAGACATTGGGACCTCATACAGGAACAAGACcctgttctcttctttccctgTTCTCAGTGTCTTTGCATAGGCTGGTCCTTCTTCCAGAACACTCTTCACCTTCTGTCTGCTCCTGACTGGTGACCTTCATCTTTTAGGTCTCAACTTAGAGCtcctttcctccaggaagcccttgctggctctccctccctgcctgcctcaggtGTTTCCTCTGGGCTCCCACAGTTTCCCTAGcatcccccacccagccct
Coding sequences:
- the LOC125088693 gene encoding cytochrome P450 2F5 isoform X2 encodes the protein MDCLSIAILLGLLALTSLFLILSSRGKGRLPPGPRPLPFLGNLLQLRSQDMLTSLTKLSKEYGCVYTVHLGPRRVVVLSGYQAVKEALVDQGEDFSGRGDYPVFFNFTKGNGIAFSNGDRWKVLRRFSVQILRNFGMGKRSIEERILEEGSFLLAELRKTEGKPFDPTFVLSRSVSNIICSVIFGRRFDYDDERLLTIIRLINDNFQIMSGPWGELYNIFPSLLDWVPGPHRRLFQNYGCMKDLIARSVRDHQDSLDPNSPRDFIDCFLNKMAQEKQDPHSHFHMDTLLMTTHNLLFGGTETVGTTLRHAFLVLMKYPKVQARVQEEIDRVVGRARLPALEDRAAMPYTDAVIHEVQRFADVIPMNLPHRVTRDTAFRGFLIPKGTDIITLLNTVHYDPSQFLTPQEFNPEHFLDANQSFKKNPAFMPFSAGRRLCLGESLARMELFLYLTAILQSFSLQPLGAPEDIDLTPLSSGLGNLPRPFQLCLRPR
- the LOC125088693 gene encoding cytochrome P450 2F5 isoform X1 — encoded protein: MDCLSIAILLGLLALTSLFLILSSRGKGRLPPGPRPLPFLGNLLQLRSQDMLTSLTKLSKEYGCVYTVHLGPRRVVVLSGYQAVKEALVDQGEDFSGRGDYPVFFNFTKGNGIAFSNGDRWKVLRRFSVQILRNFGMGKRSIEERILEEGSFLLAELRKTEGKPFDPTFVLSRSVSNIICSVIFGRRFDYDDERLLTIIRLINDNFQIMSGPWGELYNIFPSLLDWVPGPHRRLFQNYGCMKDLIARSVRDHQDSLDPNSPRDFIDCFLNKMAQEKQDPHSHFHMDTLLMTTHNLLFGGTETVGTTLRHAFLVLMKYPKVQARVQEEIDRVVGRARLPALEDRAAMPYTDAVIHEVQRFADVIPMNLPHRVTRDTAFRGFLIPKGTDIITLLNTVHYDPSQFLTPQEFNPEHFLDANQSFKKNPAFMPFSAGESHVDKSQDLWGPIFLPTFLIPLFKPSRFFIPPHPQLWVCGDICSPSQLSSYRQIKILAEGGGEAGY